A DNA window from Hevea brasiliensis isolate MT/VB/25A 57/8 chromosome 2, ASM3005281v1, whole genome shotgun sequence contains the following coding sequences:
- the LOC110667569 gene encoding UDP-glucuronate:xylan alpha-glucuronosyltransferase 2-like, with translation MLSKVPLRHSTLGLIMAKATPSKALVIRINLVFLAFFLVIYAALLLRPSSSVYFENEASLVRCSLHDCHHKMETRVKMKAVLEETAINTPKPRGNMTKIEVPSFMKNMGKGMKIGMVNMDEDDDVSDWKKHGETIPIHFERVSEYFKWKDLFPEWIDEEEENEGMSCPEIPMPDFKAYDNMDIIVAKLPCKYPQELWNREVFRLQVHLIAANLAVKKGRGDWSWKTKVLFWSRCRPMLELFRCNDLVRQEGDWWLYEPEMWRLEQKVSLPIGSCKLALPLWAEGIDEVYDLSKIQSTARRTRREAYATVLHSSESYVCGAIALAQSLRQTGTKRDLILLLDKSISQPKREALAAAGWKIRLIKRIRNPRAEKHSYNEYNYSKFRLWQLTDYDKIIFIDSDILVLRNLDILFHFPEMTATGNDIWFFNSGIMVIEPSNCTFKILMNHRNDIISYNGGDQGFLNEVFVWWHRLPKRVNFLKNFWANTTLEASVKNELFGADPPKVYSIHYLGFKPWNCFRDYDCNWNIGYQRVYASDVAHKRWWKFHDGMDENLQKLCGLTKQRKLELDWERRLARRSGFSDEHWKINITDPRLKHLI, from the exons ATGCTAAGCAAAGTCCCTCTGAGGCATAGCACATTAGGCTTAATAATGGCGAAGGCCACTCCTTCAAAGGCTTTGGTTATTAGAATCAACTTGGTTTTTCTTGCTTTCTTTCTTGTTATCTATGCTGCCCTTCTTCTCCGGCCTTCTTCTTCAGTCTATTTTGAGAATGAAGCTTCCCTTGTTAGGTGCTCGTTGCACGATTGCCATCACAAG ATGGAAACCCGTGTTAAGATGAAGGCAGTCTTGGAAGAGACTGCAATCAATACACCAAAGCCAAGAGGAAACATGACTAAGATTGAAGTGCCAAGCTTCATGAAAAATATGGGTAAAGGAATGAAGATTGGAATGGTCAATATGGACGAAGATGATGATGTTAGCGACTGGAAAAAACATGGGGAGACTATACCTATCCATTTTGAAAGAGTCTCTGAATATTTTAAATGGAAAGATTTATTTCCTGAATGGATTGATGAAGAGGAAGAAAATGAAGGCATGTCATGCCCAGAGATACCAATGCCAGATTTTAAAGCATACGATAATATGGACATAATAGTGGCCAAATTGCCATGCAAGTACCCTCAGGAATTGTGGAATAGAGAAGTGTTTAGGCTTCAAGTTCATCTTATAGCAGCAAACTTGGCAGTCAAGAAAGGGAGGGGGGATTGGAGTTGGAAGACTAAAGTTTTATTTTGGAGCAGGTGCAGGCCAATGCTGGAGCTGTTTCGATGCAATGACTTGGTGAGACAGGAAGGTGATTGGTGGCTCTACGAGCCAGAGATGTGGAGGCTGGAACAGAAGGTTTCATTGCCAATTGGGTCTTGCAAGCTGGCTTTGCCTCTCTGGGCAGAAG GTATCGATGAAGTCTACGATCTGTCAAAGATACAGAGCACTGCAAGAAGAACGAGACGAGAAGCCTATGCCACGGTTCTCCATTCCTCGGAATCCTACGTTTGTGGAGCCATAGCCCTCGCCCAAAGCCTCCGCCAAACAGGCACAAAGCGCGACCTTATCCTTCTCCTCGACAAATCCATTTCCCAACCCAAACGTGAAGCCCTCGCCGCCGCCGGCTGGAAGATCCGACTCATCAAAAGAATCCGGAACCCTCGAGCCGAGAAGCACTCATACAACGAGTACAACTACAGCAAGTTCAGGCTATGGCAGCTCACGGATTACGACAAGATCATTTTCATAGATTCAGACATCCTCGTTTTACGTAATCTTGATATCCTCTTCCACTTCCCTGAAATGACTGCCACAGGAAATGATATTTGGTTCTTTAATTCTGGGATTATGGTCATTGAACCTTCAAATTgcaccttcaaaattttaatgaaccatCGTAACGACATTATCTCCTACAATGGTGGCGATCAAGGGTTCCTTAACGAGGTCTTTGTCTGGTGGCACAGGTTACCAAAAAGAGTCAACTTTCTGAAGAACTTTTGGGCTAATACTACGCTTGAGGCAAGTGTCAAGAACGAGCTATTTGGAGCAGACCCACCAAAAGTTTATTCAATTCATTATCTGGGGTTCAAACCTTGGAATTGTTTCAGAGATTATGATTGTAACTGGAATATTGGATATCAAAGAGTTTATGCAAGTGATGTTGCACATAAAAGATGGTGGAAATTTCATGACGGGATGGATGAGAATTTGCAAAAGCTTTGTGGGTTAACAAAACAGAGAAAGTTAGAGTTGGATTGGGAGAGAAGGTTGGCTAGAAGGAGTGGGTTCAGTGATGAGCATTGGAAGATAAACATTACAGATCCCAGACTTAAACATTTGATTTAG